Proteins encoded by one window of Terriglobales bacterium:
- a CDS encoding biopolymer transporter ExbD has protein sequence MRLGEPARMQAAINITPLVDVVLVLLIIFMVMAPQMRKGPEVNLPNTAKPVDQGDERGRILVSIDDTDQLWVNDQRVARDHFGEALRAAVGNEQEPKIVVRGDAKLNFGQVREVMLALDQAGFRGVGLIAKKAGSEGRRD, from the coding sequence ATGCGGCTCGGTGAACCGGCCCGGATGCAGGCGGCCATCAACATTACGCCGCTGGTCGACGTGGTGCTCGTGCTGCTGATCATCTTCATGGTGATGGCCCCGCAGATGCGCAAGGGCCCAGAGGTCAACCTGCCGAACACGGCAAAGCCGGTCGATCAAGGAGATGAGCGGGGCCGGATCTTGGTCTCCATCGATGACACAGACCAGCTTTGGGTCAACGATCAGCGAGTCGCACGCGACCATTTCGGCGAAGCGCTTCGCGCTGCTGTTGGTAACGAGCAAGAACCCAAAATCGTGGTCCGGGGCGATGCAAAGCTCAACTTCGGACAGGTTCGAGAGGTGATGCTCGCGCTCGATCAGGCAGGCTTTCGTGGAGTAGGACTGATCGCTAAGAAAGCCGGTTCA
- a CDS encoding MotA/TolQ/ExbB proton channel family protein, translated as MTFKELLGNVGLFGGAVMCCLIALSFFSLAVIIEKHRRFRLAIRQSQMFKPAFKNFLRGGEAQELISALPKHEKSHVAQIVSAGLLEYDSLRQPGRDSSASLDLVQSVVRDSMSEMLIQLKWGLGFLATIGSTAPFIGLFGTVVGIINAFRSIAATGSGGMSVVSGGIAEALVSTALGIFVAIPAVVAFNHFTGKIENFHVEMNRASSQLVNRLFKVPELRVADMDESEVAHAAR; from the coding sequence ATGACATTCAAGGAATTATTAGGAAATGTCGGCCTATTTGGAGGCGCGGTGATGTGTTGTCTTATCGCGTTGTCCTTCTTTTCACTGGCCGTAATCATTGAGAAGCACCGACGTTTCCGTCTGGCGATACGCCAGTCGCAGATGTTCAAGCCGGCGTTCAAGAATTTCCTCCGCGGCGGAGAAGCTCAGGAGCTGATCAGTGCCTTGCCTAAGCACGAGAAATCGCACGTGGCACAAATCGTGTCGGCTGGACTACTTGAGTACGACAGCTTGCGTCAGCCGGGGCGCGATTCGAGCGCCTCGCTCGATCTCGTCCAGAGCGTAGTCAGAGACTCCATGTCAGAAATGCTGATCCAGTTGAAATGGGGGCTGGGGTTCCTGGCGACGATTGGTTCGACGGCGCCTTTCATCGGCTTGTTCGGTACCGTAGTGGGAATCATCAACGCTTTCCGGAGCATCGCGGCCACAGGATCCGGCGGAATGAGTGTTGTCTCAGGCGGTATTGCTGAGGCCCTTGTCTCGACAGCATTGGGCATCTTCGTCGCAATCCCGGCCGTTGTCGCATTCAACCACTTTACCGGCAAGATTGAGAATTTCCACGTTGAGATGAACCGAGCATCGTCGCAGCTCGTGAACCGCTTGTTCAAAGTACCGGAGCTCAGGGTAGCGGATATGGATGAGTCGGAGGTGGCGCATGCGGCTCGGTGA